A window of the Salmo trutta chromosome 25, fSalTru1.1, whole genome shotgun sequence genome harbors these coding sequences:
- the prox2 gene encoding prospero homeobox protein 2, whose product MNLSLPDQNMHNPSDVGVEDDKAELMIPCFRRNMYDEPLTSYSNGSIISHLLRKTVQNKRALDESHFYLPTSAVSSSTMADSSQEDQSSVSSKDSTAEFASPGSHLSNGASPEGDRPLSDHLQAKRARVENIIRGMAGSPNSRLHGDSERAVSDTREAREAYRENKRKQRLPQHQEHSLNAAAPANRGSSSSSGSSSKDEECHKLKEQLQSMQRLLRQLQEKFLQVYNQEDTEREDRDGTGTASTAKHDDTTASKESGFRINMDEELERKHDRAKGDCKDRVKKDGSFLTHQKEGKNLQETLKHELSKAVSESVDMVFKKLSSTGLNQSSYQRMCHTPENIDVGVERKSQVACNQEQSHTEETAKPQALEYYESTEPCSPEDQTEALSLVVRKPLLSQLSSVTPTVKRPYPLHQSPFQFNYSTPLHDSQILEHLLKYGSHTNFGGLPCVPPSMGRTSPDSVELPWDAIAMRSKVTSSHLTHHPRTSGLGPVTVDSLCLPHVKMECGDMQSMAERNSYMSLNIQEGLTPNHLKKAKLMFFYTRYPSSNVLKTFFPDVKFNRCITSQLIKWFSNFREFYYIQMEKFARQAIVDGVNDVKDMSISRDSELFRALNMHYNKANDFQVPDRFLEVAEITLQEFFNAISTAKDSDPSWKKAIYKVICKLDSDVPDEFKSSTCL is encoded by the exons ATGAACCTAAGCCTTCCCGACCAGAACATGCACAACCCCAGTGACGTCGGTGTGGAGGATGACAAGGCTGAGCTCATGATCCCCTGCTTCCGCAGAAACATGTACGATGAGCCTCTAACCTCATACTCCAATGGATCCATCATTTCCCACCTCCTGCGCAAAACCGTCCAAAACAAGAGGGCTCTGGACGAAAGCCACTTCTACCTACCGACCTCGGCTGTGTCCAGCTCCACCATGGCTGACTCCAGTCAGGAGGACCAGAGCAGTGTCTCCTCCAAGGACAGCACGGCGGAATTTGCATCCCCAGGCAGTCACCTCTCAAACGGAGCCAGCCCTGAGGGGGACAGGCCGCTGAGTGATCACCTCCAGGCCAAGCGTGCCCGTGTGGAGAACATCATCCGAGGCATGGCAGGCTCTCCCAACAGCAGGCTCCATGGGGACAGTGAAAGGGCCGTGTCAGACACCAGGGAGGCTAGAGAGGCCTACAGGGAGAACAAACGCAAACAGAGGCTCCCCCAGCATCAGGAGCACAGTCTCAATGCTGCTGCACCGGCTAACAgaggcagcagtagcagcagtggcAGCAGCAGTAAGGATGAAGAGTGCCACAAGCTCAAGGAGCAGCTCCAGAGCATGCAGAGGCTCCTGAGACAGCTCCAGGAGAAGTTCTTGCAGGTTTATAACCAGGAAGACACTGAGCGTGAGGACAGAGATGGCACAGGCACAGCCAGCACCGCAAAACATGATGACACCACAGCAAGCAAAGAGTCTGGGTTCCGTATAAACATGGATGAGGAGTTGGAGAGGAAGCATGACAGAGCAAAAGGGGACTGTAAGGACAGGGTGAAGAAAGACGGAAGTTTTCTGACACATCAAAAGGAAGGCAAGAACCTACAGGAGACTCTGAAGCATGAGCTCTCCAAAGCGGTGAGTGAGAGTGTAGATATGGTGTTCAAGAAACTCTCCTCCACGGGGCTCAACCAGTCATCTTATCAGCGCATGTGTCACACCCCGGAGAACATCGACGTGGGAGTTGAGAGGAAGAGCCAGGTAGCCTGTAACCAGGAGCAATCACACACTGAGGAGACAGCCAAACCCCAGGCTCTAGAGTACTACGAGAGCACTGAGCCTTGCAGCCCTGaggatcagaccgaggctctgtcTCTTGTGGTCCGTAAGCCGCTCCTAAGCCAGCTTAGCTCAGTTACCCCGACGGTGAAGAGGCCCTACCCCTTACACCAGTCTCCATTCCAGTTTAACTACAGCACACCTCTCCATGACAGTCAAATCCTGGAACACCTCCTCAAATACGGGTCCCACACTAACTTCGGAGGTCTCCCATGCGTGCCCCCATCCATGGGCAGAACCTCCCCAGACTCGGTGGAGCTGCCCTGGGATGCCATCGCCATGAGGTCCAAAGTGACATCCAGCCACCTGACCCACCACCCTCGCACATCAGGCCTGGGACCAGTGACCGTGGACAGTCTGTGTCTCCCTCACGTCAAGATGGAGTGTGGGGACATGCAGAGCATGGCAGAGAGAAACTCCTACATGTCTCTGAAT attcaGGAAGGCCTAACCCCCAACCATCTGAAGAAAGCTAAGCTGATGTTCTTCTACACCCGTTATCCCAGCTCCAATGTGCTGAAAACCTTCTTTCCCGATGTCAAG TTCAATCGGTGCATCACCTCTCAGCTCATCAAGTGGTTCAGTAACTTCCGGGAGTTCTACTACATCCAGATGGAGAAGTTTGCCCGCCAGGCCATAGTGGACGGGGTCAATGATGTGAAAGACATGTCCATCAGCAGAGACTCTGAGCTGTTCAGAGCCCTCAACATGCACTACAACAAAGCCAATGACTTCCAG